The Streptomyces sp. CC0208 genome window below encodes:
- a CDS encoding TetR/AcrR family transcriptional regulator, translating into MPQRNDPRLRSDAQRNRERILEVALTELSRAADTPLSAIAKKAGVGQGTFYRNFPNRETLVLELYRHGVQQIADTASVLLETMEPDRALRAWMDHLARFAMTKAGLAEAIRQALSTSSGKAAKPGHTPVTEAADLLLRACEEAGTIRPGVTPDDFMLAIAGLWQLSPHDDWQPQATRLLDIVMDGLRAGAPGRRGLSGGSGRL; encoded by the coding sequence GTGCCGCAGAGGAACGACCCGCGCCTGCGCTCGGACGCGCAACGCAACCGCGAGCGCATTCTGGAAGTGGCCCTCACCGAGCTCTCCCGGGCCGCCGACACTCCGCTGAGCGCGATCGCCAAGAAGGCGGGCGTCGGCCAGGGCACGTTCTACCGGAACTTCCCCAACCGCGAGACGCTCGTCCTCGAGCTCTACCGGCACGGAGTACAGCAGATCGCCGACACCGCGTCCGTGCTGCTGGAGACCATGGAACCCGACCGCGCGCTGCGGGCGTGGATGGACCACCTCGCCCGGTTCGCCATGACCAAGGCGGGCCTGGCGGAGGCGATCCGCCAGGCCCTGAGCACCTCGTCCGGGAAGGCGGCGAAACCGGGCCACACCCCGGTGACCGAGGCCGCCGACCTCCTGCTCCGCGCCTGCGAGGAGGCCGGCACGATCCGTCCCGGCGTCACTCCCGACGACTTCATGCTGGCCATCGCCGGCCTGTGGCAGCTCTCCCCGCACGACGACTGGCAGCCGCAGGCGACACGCCTGCTGGACATCGTCATGGACGGACTTCGCGCGGGGGCGCCCGGACGCCGGGGCCTGTCCGGCGGATCAGGCCGGTTGTAG
- a CDS encoding low temperature requirement protein A: MTPSSTPAPDSPRSPAHRSPLRRLSARDRGEVHRSATQLELFFDLCFVVAIAQAGIQLVHAVAEGHAGEGILNYALVFFAIWWAWMNFTWFASAYDNDDVLYRVVTLIQIAGVLVLAASVSRAFEDHEYRAGVAGYVIMRLASVSQWLRVARSSQGRERRVALRYAGGVVLCQIGWLSLVVLPEDTLVAVFVVMAVLEMCVPAYAEKVQPTSWHPRHIAERYGLFTIIVLGETIAAATVAVKTGIDEQDALGELLPIAAGGLLIIFAAWWIYFAVPIHGHLRSNKQAFLWGYGHYIVFASAAAIGAGLEVAVEQSVGKAHISTLSASAAVTLPTALYLLTVWALHSRYFRVGIAQQLVLPTAALLVICCMFLGEWAVLSAGLVCALTVATGETLTARTTARERETAVRAPVA; this comes from the coding sequence ATGACGCCAAGTTCCACTCCCGCGCCGGACTCCCCCCGATCGCCCGCGCACCGCAGCCCACTGCGCAGGCTCTCCGCCCGTGACCGCGGTGAGGTACACCGATCCGCCACCCAGCTGGAGCTCTTCTTCGACCTGTGCTTCGTCGTGGCCATCGCCCAGGCGGGCATCCAGTTGGTGCACGCGGTCGCCGAGGGTCATGCGGGCGAGGGCATCCTCAACTACGCGCTGGTGTTCTTCGCCATCTGGTGGGCGTGGATGAATTTCACGTGGTTCGCCTCGGCCTACGACAACGACGACGTGCTCTACCGGGTCGTCACGCTGATCCAGATCGCCGGTGTGCTGGTGCTCGCGGCCTCGGTCTCCCGGGCGTTCGAGGACCACGAGTACCGGGCGGGGGTGGCGGGCTATGTGATCATGCGGCTCGCCTCGGTGTCCCAATGGTTGCGCGTGGCCAGGTCGAGTCAGGGCAGGGAGCGCAGGGTGGCCCTGCGGTACGCCGGCGGGGTGGTGCTGTGCCAAATCGGCTGGCTCAGCCTCGTGGTCCTGCCCGAGGACACCCTGGTCGCGGTGTTCGTGGTGATGGCGGTCCTCGAGATGTGCGTGCCGGCGTACGCGGAGAAGGTCCAGCCCACGTCCTGGCACCCGCGCCACATCGCCGAGCGGTACGGGCTGTTCACGATCATCGTGCTCGGCGAGACCATCGCGGCTGCCACGGTCGCCGTGAAGACGGGCATCGACGAGCAGGACGCGCTGGGCGAACTGCTGCCGATCGCCGCGGGCGGGCTGCTGATCATCTTCGCCGCCTGGTGGATCTACTTCGCGGTGCCGATCCACGGTCATCTGAGATCCAACAAGCAGGCGTTCCTGTGGGGTTACGGCCACTACATCGTCTTCGCCTCGGCGGCCGCTATCGGTGCGGGTCTGGAAGTGGCGGTCGAGCAGTCCGTGGGCAAGGCGCATATCTCGACGCTGTCCGCGTCGGCGGCCGTGACCCTGCCGACGGCGCTGTATCTGCTCACCGTCTGGGCACTGCACTCGCGTTACTTCAGGGTGGGCATCGCCCAGCAGCTGGTACTGCCGACCGCGGCCCTGCTGGTGATCTGCTGCATGTTCCTGGGCGAGTGGGCGGTGCTCTCAGCTGGTCTCGTCTGCGCGCTGACGGTGGCAACCGGCGAGACACTGACGGCGCGCACGACGGCCCGGGAGCGGGAGACGGCGGTGCGAGCGCCGGTCGCCTGA
- a CDS encoding xanthine dehydrogenase family protein subunit M — translation MREFAYDRAVDVSGALALLDADPGARFLGGGTNLVDLMKAGVERPARLVDVRELPLDGIEVTADGGLRIGATVTNSDLAAHPEVRRRYPALAQAVLAGASGQLRNMATVGGNLLQRTRCGYFTDVTKPCNKRVPGSGCPAIEGEHHNHAILGASQHCVAIHPSDMGVALTAFDAVVSYETADGPGTLPLADFYLPVGETPHRETALPPGALITGVTLPPAAVAARSRYRKVRERASYAFAIGSIAAALDIRDGVVGDVRLAFGAVASRPWRATAAERVLTGAPADAETFAAAADAELAAAKPLPHNAYKVTLMRNLVVAVLTELAEEAAR, via the coding sequence GTGAGGGAGTTCGCATACGACCGGGCCGTCGATGTCTCCGGGGCTCTGGCCCTGCTGGACGCCGACCCCGGCGCCCGCTTCCTCGGCGGCGGCACCAACCTCGTCGACCTGATGAAGGCCGGCGTCGAGCGGCCGGCCCGCCTGGTCGACGTCCGCGAACTGCCCCTGGACGGCATAGAGGTGACGGCGGACGGCGGCCTGCGCATCGGCGCCACCGTCACCAACAGCGACCTCGCCGCCCACCCTGAGGTCCGCCGCCGCTACCCGGCGTTGGCGCAGGCGGTACTGGCCGGCGCCTCCGGTCAGCTGCGCAACATGGCCACCGTCGGAGGCAACCTGCTCCAGCGCACCCGCTGCGGCTACTTCACCGACGTGACCAAACCCTGCAACAAGCGTGTGCCCGGCAGCGGTTGCCCCGCGATCGAGGGCGAGCACCACAACCACGCCATCCTGGGTGCCTCCCAGCACTGCGTGGCCATCCACCCTTCGGACATGGGCGTCGCGCTGACCGCCTTCGACGCGGTCGTGTCGTACGAAACCGCCGACGGCCCCGGCACATTGCCCCTCGCCGACTTCTACCTGCCGGTCGGTGAGACCCCGCACCGCGAGACCGCGCTGCCGCCGGGCGCCTTGATCACCGGCGTCACCCTGCCGCCTGCTGCGGTGGCCGCCCGATCCCGCTACCGCAAGGTGCGCGAGCGTGCCTCGTACGCCTTCGCCATCGGTTCCATCGCCGCCGCGCTCGACATCCGGGACGGCGTCGTAGGCGACGTACGCCTCGCCTTCGGGGCGGTCGCGTCCCGGCCGTGGCGGGCGACGGCGGCCGAACGCGTCCTGACCGGGGCGCCTGCCGACGCCGAGACCTTCGCCGCCGCCGCGGACGCCGAACTCGCGGCGGCGAAACCGCTGCCGCACAACGCATACAAGGTGACCCTCATGCGCAATCTCGTCGTGGCCGTGCTGACCGAACTGGCCGAGGAGGCCGCCCGATGA
- a CDS encoding TetR/AcrR family transcriptional regulator yields the protein MTSTTPTPPGRPRAFDIDEALDRAVLVFWSKGFEGASLDDLTEAMGISRPSLYRAFGNKEDLFYKALERYTEGLTAYFAQALTEPTSRAVATAVLHGTVEAATVPGLPAGCLGVLGALATGDESRPVRDALIAWREEGIAHLTRRFQQAMDAGDLPPSTDPHLLALYLRTVANGIAVQAASGSSRPELLQVANLALGSWPKL from the coding sequence ATGACCTCGACGACACCGACCCCTCCTGGCAGGCCCCGCGCGTTCGACATCGACGAGGCGCTCGATCGTGCCGTCCTGGTGTTTTGGTCAAAGGGTTTCGAGGGCGCCAGCCTTGACGACCTCACCGAAGCGATGGGGATCAGCCGCCCCAGCCTGTACCGGGCGTTCGGCAACAAAGAAGACCTCTTCTACAAGGCGCTGGAGCGGTACACCGAGGGCCTGACCGCCTACTTCGCTCAAGCTCTGACAGAGCCCACCAGTCGAGCAGTGGCCACCGCCGTGCTGCACGGGACGGTCGAGGCGGCGACCGTGCCGGGGTTGCCCGCGGGCTGTCTTGGCGTGCTGGGTGCGCTGGCTACCGGGGATGAGAGCCGCCCGGTCCGAGACGCACTCATCGCATGGCGTGAGGAGGGGATAGCCCACTTGACGCGCCGGTTTCAACAGGCGATGGACGCCGGTGACCTTCCGCCTTCCACAGATCCTCATCTGCTTGCGCTCTACCTGAGAACGGTCGCCAATGGGATAGCCGTCCAGGCCGCGAGTGGTAGTTCCCGCCCTGAGTTGCTGCAAGTCGCGAATCTCGCGTTGGGCAGCTGGCCAAAGCTGTAG
- a CDS encoding 2Fe-2S iron-sulfur cluster-binding protein — protein sequence MAPAPSSTSSDITLNINGEKRTLPVDHRTTLLDALRERLDLTGTKKGCDQGQCGACTVLLDGRRTVSCLQLAVAAEGREITTVEGLAEGDRLHPVQQAFLDLDGYQCGYCTPGQICSAIAVIEEHAAGWPSAVTDDVRPEAGPPPLSAEEIRERMSGNLCRCGAYVSIVQAVAQAAEAKTEEAAA from the coding sequence ATGGCCCCAGCCCCCTCGTCGACGTCCAGCGACATCACCCTGAACATCAATGGCGAGAAGCGCACTCTGCCCGTAGACCATCGCACCACCCTGCTCGACGCCCTGCGCGAGCGGCTCGACCTGACCGGTACCAAGAAAGGCTGCGACCAGGGGCAGTGCGGCGCCTGCACGGTACTGCTCGACGGGCGCCGGACGGTGTCCTGTCTGCAACTCGCCGTGGCCGCCGAAGGACGCGAGATCACCACCGTCGAGGGCCTGGCAGAGGGCGACCGGCTGCACCCGGTGCAGCAGGCGTTCCTCGATCTGGACGGCTACCAGTGCGGCTACTGCACACCCGGCCAGATCTGCTCGGCGATCGCGGTGATCGAGGAACACGCGGCCGGCTGGCCCAGCGCCGTCACCGACGACGTCCGCCCCGAGGCCGGACCACCACCCCTGAGCGCCGAGGAGATCCGGGAACGGATGAGCGGGAACCTGTGCCGCTGCGGCGCGTACGTGTCGATCGTCCAGGCCGTGGCCCAGGCGGCGGAAGCGAAAACCGAGGAGGCGGCAGCGTGA
- a CDS encoding suppressor of fused domain protein, protein MASRVEKYLAHLDRLSGGREPRFFPVESTKQGLRDVTEIVYDNLPDGLLTALTYGLSLAEHPDWQHGSPELCLSVNSTNVIWAHAVGFLAEQLRGTCPFSYGSTINFGERIVPESEMTAFCVFAPLVLDRHDYLGIDVGIPGHEGHDVINIQGMYPIHEVERQFINEYGLEAFWKSDWEPTNVLRRPAI, encoded by the coding sequence ATGGCCAGTCGCGTTGAGAAGTACCTCGCCCATCTTGATCGACTTTCCGGAGGAAGGGAGCCCCGCTTCTTCCCTGTCGAGTCGACCAAGCAGGGGCTGCGGGACGTGACGGAGATCGTTTACGACAATCTGCCGGACGGGCTTCTCACGGCGCTCACCTACGGCTTGTCGCTGGCGGAGCATCCCGATTGGCAGCACGGCTCGCCGGAACTCTGCCTCAGCGTGAACTCGACCAACGTGATCTGGGCCCACGCCGTGGGCTTCCTCGCCGAGCAGCTGCGTGGAACCTGCCCATTCAGTTACGGCAGCACGATCAACTTCGGTGAGCGCATCGTGCCCGAGTCAGAGATGACGGCATTCTGCGTGTTCGCGCCACTGGTCCTCGACAGACACGACTACCTGGGCATCGACGTCGGCATTCCGGGACACGAGGGCCACGACGTGATCAACATCCAAGGGATGTACCCCATCCACGAGGTCGAGCGGCAGTTCATCAACGAGTACGGGCTTGAAGCCTTCTGGAAGAGCGACTGGGAGCCCACCAACGTGCTCCGGCGCCCCGCGATCTGA
- a CDS encoding XdhC/CoxI family protein, whose amino-acid sequence MLDLAGELHRWMEEGRAFAVATVVAVGGSAPRGPGAALAVDSEGTVIGSVSGGCVEGAVYDLCVQALQDGETLVERFGYSDEDAFAVGLTCGGIIDIMVTPVGTDAPARPVLRSALSAAVRDEPAALARVVRGPAHLLGTALLVRPSEAVGEPSRPSRAESGAGSYEGGLGGHAELDRTAAGEARALLDAGRTSTVELSADGSHCPGGLTLLVESSVPPPRMIVFGAIDFAAALVRVGKFLGYHVTVCDARPVFATTTRFPEADDVVVDWPHRYLRGTATDARTVLCVLTHDAKFDVPLLEAALRMPAAFVGALGSRRTHADRERRLREAGLTDGELARLRSPIGLDLGARTPEETALSIAAEIIATRRGGTGTPLTGSGRPIHHEEETHDAGTSFAPWTRTTAPMRTSVPSLR is encoded by the coding sequence GTGCTTGACCTCGCCGGGGAACTGCACCGCTGGATGGAGGAGGGCCGCGCGTTCGCCGTCGCCACCGTCGTGGCCGTCGGCGGCAGCGCCCCGCGCGGCCCCGGCGCAGCCCTCGCCGTCGACAGTGAGGGCACGGTCATCGGCTCCGTCTCCGGCGGCTGCGTGGAGGGAGCGGTGTACGACCTGTGCGTCCAGGCGCTGCAGGACGGCGAGACGCTCGTCGAACGGTTCGGATACAGCGACGAGGACGCCTTCGCGGTCGGCCTGACCTGCGGCGGGATCATCGACATCATGGTCACCCCGGTCGGCACGGACGCGCCCGCGCGGCCGGTGCTCCGGTCGGCCCTGTCGGCAGCCGTCCGGGACGAGCCGGCAGCCCTCGCCCGCGTCGTACGCGGTCCCGCCCATCTCCTCGGCACAGCCCTGCTGGTGCGGCCGAGCGAAGCGGTGGGGGAGCCCTCCCGGCCCTCCCGGGCGGAGTCCGGGGCAGGCTCGTACGAAGGCGGACTCGGCGGGCACGCGGAGCTGGACCGTACGGCGGCCGGTGAAGCCCGCGCCCTGCTGGACGCCGGCCGCACCAGCACGGTCGAGCTGTCGGCGGACGGCTCGCACTGCCCCGGCGGACTGACCCTGCTCGTCGAGTCGAGTGTGCCGCCGCCCCGCATGATCGTCTTCGGGGCGATCGACTTCGCCGCGGCACTCGTACGGGTGGGCAAGTTCCTCGGCTACCACGTCACCGTGTGCGACGCCCGCCCCGTCTTCGCCACCACGACCCGCTTCCCCGAGGCCGACGATGTCGTCGTCGACTGGCCGCACCGCTACCTGCGCGGCACCGCGACCGACGCGCGCACGGTGCTGTGCGTGCTCACCCACGACGCCAAGTTCGACGTGCCCCTGCTGGAAGCGGCCCTGCGGATGCCGGCCGCGTTCGTCGGCGCGCTGGGCTCACGGCGTACGCACGCCGACCGGGAACGACGGCTGCGTGAAGCGGGCCTGACCGACGGGGAGTTGGCCCGGCTGCGGTCGCCGATCGGCCTCGATCTCGGCGCCCGCACACCCGAGGAGACGGCCCTGTCCATCGCGGCGGAGATCATCGCCACCCGACGGGGCGGAACGGGCACACCCCTGACCGGGTCGGGCAGACCCATCCACCACGAGGAGGAGACGCACGACGCGGGGACGAGCTTCGCCCCCTGGACGCGGACCACCGCACCGATGCGAACGTCCGTGCCGAGCTTGCGGTAG
- a CDS encoding AAA family ATPase — MIGVRGIHEVIVNTFGQTPSHLGSRLTVQTGKVLLAEREERARTPVLVVDEAHLMSYEQLEAIRMLTNQGMDQDSPLSCLLVGQPTLRRT, encoded by the coding sequence ATGATCGGGGTCCGCGGCATCCACGAAGTGATCGTGAACACCTTCGGTCAGACCCCCTCCCACCTGGGATCCCGTCTGACCGTCCAGACCGGCAAGGTCCTGCTGGCTGAACGCGAGGAACGCGCACGCACTCCCGTCCTCGTCGTCGACGAGGCCCACCTGATGTCCTACGAACAGCTGGAAGCCATCCGCATGCTCACCAATCAGGGCATGGACCAGGACTCCCCGCTGTCCTGCCTGCTGGTCGGCCAGCCCACCCTCAGACGCACATGA
- a CDS encoding glycine cleavage system H protein, whose product MSNIPDSLMFTANHTWVRDEGGLVTVGLTDYIVQDLSDVVLVKVPEEGRTVRVGETICVVESTEATHEVYSPFSGEVIGTNVSLEAYADWVNHSPYDQGWLFRIKPMDGAPTLNLLAAAEYERLVG is encoded by the coding sequence GTGTCGAATATTCCTGACAGCCTCATGTTCACCGCGAACCACACATGGGTCCGCGACGAGGGCGGGCTCGTGACAGTCGGCCTGACTGACTACATCGTGCAGGATCTCTCGGACGTCGTGTTAGTAAAGGTGCCCGAGGAGGGCAGGACCGTCCGGGTCGGGGAGACCATCTGCGTTGTGGAGTCGACCGAGGCTACCCACGAGGTCTACTCCCCGTTCAGCGGTGAGGTAATCGGGACGAACGTAAGCCTCGAAGCGTATGCCGACTGGGTGAATCATTCCCCCTACGACCAAGGATGGCTGTTCAGAATCAAGCCGATGGATGGTGCCCCCACCCTCAACCTCCTCGCCGCCGCCGAATACGAGAGACTGGTCGGCTGA
- a CDS encoding MFS transporter translates to MTSGVRKLPTGFGRLWTAQTVSSLGDGVSHAALPLLALTLTRDPMALAVVTAAGTLPWLLFGVLGGALVDRWDRRRTMWVMDAARAVLLAIPAAAAALDGLSIPLLAAVAFLLGLGGLFFDTAATAYLPDLLGRDPALLERANSRLRGAQTAMSGFAGPPAGSALLALGRAVPLLTDAVSFMLSALLVRSLPAMPRPVPKVHESLLRQARAGASYVFRDRLLLGLALRPAVGNVAFLAVETVLALFAHDRLGIDTYGFGLLLTAEATGGLLGAGIASYLGRRLGTGTALTCTAAVEGLAILGLAAAPNPYVAGLALAVCGAGMGATMVLGPSLRQAIVPAHLMGRVASTSRMLAMCAAPIGAFLGGWLATAYDIRTLLYAAAVLLLSMTAVTASMTNNRRVEAALRATDPAGGPDHPASKDPAQKSAPDVV, encoded by the coding sequence GTGACCTCAGGCGTTCGGAAGTTGCCGACCGGGTTCGGACGGCTGTGGACTGCGCAGACGGTGTCCTCGCTCGGTGACGGGGTGTCGCATGCCGCGCTGCCGCTGCTCGCGTTGACGTTGACGCGGGATCCGATGGCGCTCGCCGTCGTCACGGCCGCCGGGACGCTGCCGTGGCTGCTCTTCGGGGTGCTCGGCGGTGCGCTGGTGGACCGCTGGGACCGCCGGCGCACGATGTGGGTCATGGACGCGGCGCGTGCGGTGCTGCTCGCGATACCGGCGGCAGCGGCAGCGCTCGACGGCTTGAGCATTCCGCTGCTCGCGGCCGTCGCCTTCCTGCTCGGCCTCGGCGGACTCTTCTTCGACACGGCCGCCACGGCCTATCTGCCGGATCTACTCGGCCGCGACCCCGCACTCTTGGAACGAGCCAACTCTCGCTTGCGCGGAGCCCAGACCGCCATGTCCGGCTTCGCGGGGCCGCCTGCGGGCAGTGCGCTGCTCGCGCTCGGGCGGGCGGTTCCGTTGCTCACTGACGCGGTGTCGTTCATGCTCTCCGCACTGCTCGTACGGTCGCTTCCCGCCATGCCGCGGCCCGTGCCGAAGGTCCACGAGTCGCTGCTTCGGCAGGCGCGGGCCGGGGCCTCGTACGTCTTCCGGGACCGGTTGCTGCTCGGGCTCGCGCTCCGCCCGGCGGTCGGGAACGTCGCCTTCCTCGCTGTGGAGACCGTCCTCGCCCTCTTCGCGCACGACCGCCTCGGCATCGACACCTACGGCTTCGGCCTGCTCCTCACGGCGGAGGCCACCGGCGGCCTGCTCGGTGCAGGCATCGCCTCCTACCTCGGCCGACGACTCGGCACCGGCACCGCGCTGACCTGCACAGCCGCCGTCGAAGGGCTTGCCATCCTGGGCCTGGCCGCTGCCCCGAACCCGTACGTGGCCGGGCTGGCGCTCGCCGTCTGCGGGGCCGGCATGGGCGCCACGATGGTGCTCGGGCCCTCCCTCCGCCAGGCGATCGTCCCGGCCCACCTCATGGGCCGGGTCGCCTCCACCTCCCGCATGCTGGCCATGTGCGCCGCCCCCATCGGGGCCTTCCTCGGCGGCTGGCTGGCCACCGCCTACGACATCCGCACCCTGCTCTACGCCGCCGCCGTCCTTCTCCTGTCGATGACGGCCGTCACAGCGTCCATGACCAACAACCGCCGAGTCGAAGCGGCCCTGCGTGCCACCGACCCGGCCGGCGGTCCGGATCACCCGGCATCCAAGGATCCCGCCCAGAAGAGCGCACCTGACGTGGTGTGA
- a CDS encoding winged helix-turn-helix domain-containing protein has product MPTDDLPETFHVTTDEQLRAVSNLTRHRIMAVLRFEPATITQLAERVGLAKGSSSYHVRLLERAGLVKVVRTRKVRGVTERYYAMAARSIVLPDPGEGGPDVLMRHAVADLEASPVDGERHVRMAHLRLTEEQFAELGAQLQALADEYRELSDPSLPDASLVFALFHPARREQAEGGAK; this is encoded by the coding sequence ATGCCTACCGATGATCTTCCCGAGACGTTTCACGTCACTACGGACGAGCAGCTGCGCGCCGTCTCCAATCTCACGCGCCACCGGATCATGGCCGTGCTTCGCTTCGAGCCGGCGACGATTACGCAGCTCGCCGAGCGGGTGGGCCTTGCGAAGGGGAGTTCCAGCTATCACGTGCGGCTGCTGGAGCGGGCCGGCCTGGTGAAGGTGGTGCGGACGCGGAAGGTGCGGGGTGTCACCGAGCGGTACTACGCGATGGCCGCGCGGTCGATCGTGCTGCCGGATCCGGGCGAGGGAGGGCCGGATGTGCTGATGCGGCATGCGGTGGCGGACCTGGAGGCGTCGCCGGTGGATGGCGAGCGGCACGTACGGATGGCGCATCTGCGGCTCACCGAGGAGCAGTTCGCGGAGCTGGGGGCGCAGCTGCAGGCACTGGCGGACGAGTACCGGGAGCTGTCCGATCCGTCACTGCCGGACGCGTCACTCGTCTTCGCACTGTTTCACCCGGCGCGGCGTGAGCAGGCTGAGGGGGGCGCCAAGTGA
- a CDS encoding xanthine dehydrogenase family protein molybdopterin-binding subunit, with translation MTTAPTARQNAVGTAHTRVEGRDKVTGAARYAGEIPFADLAHGWLVLSTVTRGRIRSIDTADVLAMPGVVAVLHHGNAPRVETGYVGLLGVPDPTATVFQHDRVPYAGWPVALVVAETSEQAREAAEALVVHYEQEPHDVDFTGEHPDAYAIDSHMPAVIEKGDLEAELAASAVVVDAEYTTPEEHHTMMEPHAATARWDGGRLELVDSNQGTFWVASELAQMFSLDPSAVRVRSEHVGGGFGSKGIRAHQVAAVMAATELQRPVRVVMTRRQMFSLTGYRSPTRQRLRLGAGADGRLRALEHRSLSATSTVHEFVESAAGPARTMYGADAHHTANRLVRLDVPTPTYMRAPGEAPGSFALESAMDELAVKCGLDPIELRARNDPETGPVSGLPFSGRNLIACFREGARRFGWADRDPRPGLRRDGRWLLGTGTAAASFPAGAGPSTAAVTAEADGTYTVGINAADIGTGARTALTLIAADALQTATEHVRVRIGDSDLGPAFIAGGSMGTRSWAWAVTIAARELRERLALGADIPPEGITVRSDTTEAIGALAQAERHSFGAQFAEVAVDPATGEVRVRRMLGIFAAGRIVNPLTARNQFVGGMTWGISMALHEEAVRDRALGSHYGADLAGYHVASHADVPAIEADWIDDPDPDDPVGIKGIGEIGIVGAAAAVANAVWHATGVRHRDLPIRPDRVLMAGVRA, from the coding sequence ATGACCACCGCCCCCACGGCACGCCAGAACGCCGTCGGCACCGCGCACACCCGCGTCGAGGGCCGCGACAAGGTGACCGGAGCCGCCCGCTACGCCGGTGAGATCCCGTTCGCCGACCTCGCGCACGGCTGGCTGGTGCTGTCCACGGTCACCCGCGGCCGTATCCGTTCCATCGACACCGCCGACGTCCTCGCCATGCCCGGCGTGGTCGCCGTCCTGCACCACGGCAACGCCCCACGGGTCGAGACCGGCTACGTCGGTCTGCTGGGCGTCCCGGACCCGACCGCGACCGTCTTCCAGCACGACCGGGTGCCGTACGCGGGCTGGCCGGTGGCGCTGGTCGTCGCCGAGACCTCCGAACAGGCCCGGGAGGCCGCCGAAGCGCTGGTGGTGCACTACGAACAGGAGCCGCACGACGTCGACTTCACCGGCGAGCACCCCGACGCCTACGCGATCGACAGCCACATGCCGGCGGTGATCGAGAAGGGCGATCTGGAGGCCGAACTCGCCGCGTCCGCCGTCGTCGTGGACGCCGAGTACACCACCCCGGAAGAGCACCACACCATGATGGAGCCGCACGCGGCCACCGCCCGCTGGGACGGCGGCCGGCTCGAACTCGTCGACTCCAACCAGGGCACCTTCTGGGTCGCGAGCGAACTCGCGCAGATGTTCTCGCTCGACCCGTCCGCCGTCCGGGTGCGCTCCGAACACGTCGGCGGCGGCTTCGGCAGCAAGGGCATCCGCGCCCACCAGGTGGCCGCCGTCATGGCCGCGACCGAACTGCAGCGCCCGGTCCGCGTGGTCATGACCCGCCGTCAGATGTTCTCCCTCACCGGCTACCGCAGCCCCACCCGGCAGCGCCTCAGGCTCGGCGCCGGCGCCGACGGCCGACTGCGCGCGCTGGAGCACCGTTCCCTCAGCGCCACCTCCACCGTGCACGAGTTCGTCGAGTCGGCCGCCGGCCCGGCCCGGACCATGTACGGCGCCGACGCCCACCACACCGCCAACCGGCTCGTACGCCTCGACGTGCCGACCCCGACGTACATGCGCGCGCCGGGCGAGGCACCGGGGTCGTTCGCGCTGGAGTCGGCGATGGACGAACTCGCCGTGAAGTGCGGCCTCGACCCGATCGAACTGCGCGCCCGCAACGACCCCGAGACGGGCCCGGTGTCCGGGCTGCCGTTCAGCGGCCGCAACCTCATCGCCTGCTTCCGGGAAGGCGCCCGGAGGTTCGGCTGGGCCGACCGCGACCCGCGCCCCGGTCTGCGCCGCGACGGACGCTGGCTGCTCGGCACCGGCACGGCCGCCGCCTCCTTCCCGGCCGGCGCCGGCCCGTCCACGGCGGCGGTGACGGCGGAGGCGGACGGCACCTACACCGTGGGGATCAACGCCGCCGACATCGGCACCGGCGCCCGGACCGCGCTCACCCTGATCGCCGCCGACGCCCTTCAGACCGCGACGGAACACGTCCGGGTGCGCATCGGCGACAGCGACCTCGGCCCCGCGTTCATCGCCGGCGGCTCCATGGGAACCCGCTCCTGGGCCTGGGCGGTCACGATCGCCGCCAGGGAACTGCGGGAGCGGCTTGCCCTCGGCGCCGACATCCCGCCGGAGGGGATCACCGTGCGCTCGGACACCACGGAGGCCATCGGCGCCCTCGCCCAGGCGGAACGGCACTCCTTCGGCGCCCAGTTCGCCGAGGTCGCCGTCGACCCCGCCACCGGCGAGGTCCGGGTGCGCCGGATGCTCGGCATCTTCGCGGCCGGCCGGATCGTCAACCCGCTCACCGCCCGCAACCAGTTCGTCGGCGGCATGACCTGGGGCATCTCCATGGCCCTGCACGAGGAGGCGGTCCGTGACCGTGCCTTGGGCAGCCACTACGGCGCCGACCTCGCCGGCTATCACGTCGCCTCCCACGCCGACGTTCCGGCCATCGAGGCGGACTGGATCGACGACCCGGACCCCGACGACCCGGTCGGCATCAAGGGCATCGGGGAGATCGGCATCGTGGGCGCCGCCGCGGCCGTCGCCAACGCGGTCTGGCACGCGACCGGCGTACGCCACCGGGACCTGCCGATCCGCCCCGACCGCGTCCTGATGGCAGGTGTCCGTGCTTGA